The Salvia miltiorrhiza cultivar Shanhuang (shh) chromosome 2, IMPLAD_Smil_shh, whole genome shotgun sequence DNA window CGTATTTGCATCCGTGCCCTTTCACACTTCAACAGAAAACcaaaaaccaaaacaaaaaagaaaaaacaatacATAAATTTGAGATCTTCAGAAATCAGACTTGAATACGTAAAGCAGCTCTCATCATCGCACGCGAAAGCTCCTCTCCTCCTCCTTTGCAACGGTGGCTAACGGCGGCGGTtgtggcggcggcggtggtggttgtgCAGGTGGATGGCAAGAAGCAACAAGTACACCTCCCTCAACTTCAATGGAATTTTCGAGAAAAAGCTGAGCAACAACAATCATCAATCCGCCACCAGCACCCCTTCCTCCGCTAAATCATTTTCCAATCAGAGCAAAACCGTCTTATCCAATTCCCGGATCCATGGACATATGCTCGTTTTGACCCGACCCACGCCCAAACCCATCTCCATCCCCCAGAAATCGGAAATCAAGGAGCAGATCTCTTCCGCTTCTCCTCCccctccgccgccgccctcaGATCAGATCAAGGCCGTGTCCGAACCCGATTCGATCTCCCTCCGCCCGCAGGGCCGGACCGGGTCCGCGCCGGTGCTGAGCTCGTCGCCCTTGCCTTCTCCCGTGTCGCCGCTGCCGTCGAAGTTCGTGCCTCCGCATCTCAGGCCGGGGTTCGTGGGGAAAGAGGAGAAGCCGGGGTCGGAGCTCGTGAAGAGCGGCTTTAAGGCTAAACCGGATTTCAGAGGGCACAGACCGGGTCAGGGTCAGGATCCGGGGAATTACGGGTCTGTGGTGATCGAGGGGAGGCCGAAATCTGGAAGCGGGTATGACCCGATAAGGAGAGGCCGTGAGCTGTCGGATCTGAACCGCCCCGGTTCCAGTGGGACCCGACCCAGTTCTAGTGGATGAtggtataaatttttttatcattgATTACTATTTCTGTTTGTTTCCAATTAATGTTTTGTTGGTTTTTCAAATGATTCCTTTTTGTTAGTATGCATTTCTGTTTATTATATGTTGTTTTGTTGTTATTGGTAAACGAGATTTTATTGGTAGATTTGAGCATCAATATAGCGGCTTGGTTTCAATGGCTTTTTGGCAATAACATTAATTTTAGAAATTGATTAATCTTGACGTAGTTTATATGGCTGTTGTTCTTGGTTACATTTAGATGCAAAGTTTGGATTCTTTGCTCGATGATTTGTTAAAATCATAGTGATTGTTTTGTTTGTATCCCATTTCGTGTATCGTGATTGTGAGCCAAGAGCATCCGAAGCCGGAATATGTATGAATTTTGATAATTGATGCCTACCTTTGCCTTTGATTTCGATATTTGGCTGTGTTGATAATTGATGCACTTTTTTTGTAATTTCGTATGCTCGTTGGCCTTTCTTGGTTGTAGCTAGATGCAAAATATAggtctttgtgtgtgtgttggcctagtggtATGAGATTAATGCTCAAGATCTCGAGTCTTGGGTTTGAGGCCTTTgcgcgacctttaaatttctttatttacttatgtaatttaccaaaaaaaaaacttagctCGATCAATTTTTGAAATCAGCGTTCTGAGTCTGCTCatgtttgttttcattttatgGACCATGAGAGCACCTCAAGGCTGAAGCTCatacttatatatattatagaaaaGGGTTAGACTACATAcccttttaaaatataaattctacGTTGAATATGTATGAATTTTGTGCgaaaatgtatgaattcaaaaattaaaatttttgctTCGTGGTTAGGTTGTAAACCACTATTAGAATATAAACTAGGAATAAATTTACACCATTGATATACCCATAATCTAACAGTTGTGATTTAATCTTTGGGCAATCGTAtgtaaatgtttgaattttagaaattaaattttttgctccctatGAGATTCGAAACCGGTaccatgaattcatctaacaaagtgatgagtgatgaattaaacgtagatcttgatgatttaaggtGGATTCATAACtttgttggatggatttatggtcgtGAGTTCGAATCCCGTACGGAgcgaaaaatttaattttcgaaattcagaCATTTACACAGCAAATTCAGACATATTCAACATAGAATTCAGCGgtcgtattttatattttaagatggATTTATAGCCTATCCccttgctatatatatatatatatctatctgtatttatatatagtaattaGCTCAAGCTTGTATTTATGATTGATACTATCACCTAGTGATTGGTTTTGAAATTGAGATCTGGAATAAGATTTTGAGGAATGGGTGATTCATTCATCACAAAGTATTAGACAAGACAGAGTAGTGATGGTTGATTTATTTGTAGGTCGATGAGTGTAACGTCCAACCTTGTTTTGGTTATGGGATCTCGATTCATAATAACCTTTTGTGCTATGTGTCTTGCAAAATAATTCGAATATCAATGGAAATATTTGTAGGTCGATGAGTGTACCGGCAATTTTGTAAGACTGAAATTTGTTTTCCTGAGTTACTCTTTCATTTTATCCCAACAGTTTGCAAATTTCATTATATCTTGAGTTTTGTTGTTAATCTGTTATCATACTTTTACCGAATTGTTTATTGATGTTATAATTCTAGCTTTGCATTGGTTTGAACTTTGAACTCATTTATGGAATCTTTAATTGATGTTTTAATTCTCAGTTTCTAACGTTACATTTCACTTTACAGGTTGCTCGCTGAACTCTTTTATCAAAttgttgagaagcaatctataATTGCAGACGCATACAACTGTTCTTACTTGCAATAGGATAAACAGTTGAGATTCAGTCTGGAGTTGCGAGTAATGTAGAATGCTCGAAACCTTTTGGTAATGGAAGATGGATGGATTCTAACACAGCTCTTGGTTTGAGGCTCTATCACCATAGTGTTCCACTGTTGGTTTGAGGCTTCATCAGTATCTTATATTTTACGTTTATTTTTGGAGCAATGTCAATAATAAAGACGGCAACGTTGAACTCTAATATTTGCTTTTGTGATGTTTTGTGTTACAGTGTCTATTGTGAAAATATTTACAAGGAATTTTATTTACTTCCCATGTGTACTGAAATTGCATCATTTTATTTGATTGTTGGTTGTGAATgtgaatttttttagtttttgttctTCACTTCTAAGCGTTATGCATATATTTTTCGCAATTTAATTATTCGCGAGTTCTTCGATTCTGAGCAAAATGTATATATTGGCATTAATTTAATTGTTCATGAATTGAgttatctttaattaatttgtcagCAGGTTATGGGGCAGAGACTTCCACAcgatttttgttattaatttccGAATTAGGCAGAAAATTGTTTTTAACATTCGAATTAGGTACAAAGCGCGTATCATAACTTTTTCAGCCAAgtaaatttattagttaagatTAGTTAAGATGTCTTTGTTTTTAACTTGAATTAGGTAGCAAAATGtatatcatgtcattttttCAGAGAAGTGAAactatttgttatatatatatatatatatatatatatatatatatatatatatatatataggaattggttcaattgagatttatatatattttgagattttgagataaatgaacatataagtacattttgatgaacttgtcaattaatttttatgaacgcgcgttggtctggggttcaatccctacaagtggcgtgttttttaaataaattaaatagattcatatgttcatgagttatattggttatgttcaaaaaatttattgatatgttcatttatctcaaaatctcaaaatatttaaaatctcaatataagctaaccctatatatatatatatatatatatatatatatatatatatatatagggttgggtttcGGTGGATCCCTCTgtttataatagatccgtagatccaaatctagaccacacatttatgacatgtggcgcatcaagatggtgacacgtggcaagaattcgtggtcctgggttcgaatcccaaaggtagcaaaaaattatttttcaaaattcgtaaccatgtttgatgaattcgtaaccctgttggataaaattcgtacattacaaaacgtttatatttatattttaagaagtgtttttaccgtagccctatagtaaaaacacttcttaaaatataaatataaacgttttgtaatgtacgaattttatccaacagggttacgaattcatcaaacatggttacgaattgtgaaaaataattttttgctacctttgggattcgaacccaggaccacgaattcttccaacagggttacgaatcaaccgtagatcttgatgatttaagagctgaaaatcatttatattttatacacttaagagtgtttttattctagccctcccctatatatatatatatatatatatatatatattacgcaagtaaataaagaaacttTAAATAACGCGCAACGAAAgactcgaacccaggacctAAGGTCTTGGCCATTAACCTCCTACTGTTAggtcaacacacgcacacaaaagTGCTTAAGTCTGTGTTTTTAACTTTCGAATTAGGTCGCCAAATGCATATAATTGTTGTAGATATTTATATATGAAGTTAATAGATCAATTTATTTATCGCCACTTAATAAAAGGAAATAATACtcataaagataaaaaaaatctaaagatACTAGCTTTTTTGGGTGCAAATAtatcaatatattaaaaaaaacaacacGCTCCCCTTCTCCCGTAAACCCTAAACTCCCCTTTGTGCATGTGCTGCCGCTGCAAGCTTTCCACCACTCTCTCTCCtcacctcttttttttttctctctctctctctcctcttctcacctctctctctcgctcacaCCACCGTCTCGTATGCCACCGCCTCCTGTCCTCTCTCTGATTCACGACTATTATACACTTTTGTTAAAatagtgtgtaacagtgtaaaatacattgTTATACAATTTTctcaaaagtgtgtaatagtataATTGCGTGTAATTGGAAAAAAGTGTCTAATCGTGAAAAGAGTGTAACAGTGTAAATACACTGTTATATAAGTTTTTGCGACTATTACAGGATTTTGTAAAattgtgtaaaaaaaaaaagtactagtATGTAATAGTGTATACACAATACACGGGTATTTTAGTCAAAAATGCTactattttcacaattttatccATATGATAAAATTTCTTCTTACTATATAAAtggttttaattaaaatagggtgTTACctctttatatatatcttaCCATGTATATTGTTGACCATGTTTTTCTGCCGTTGTCCGTTGTTTTTTTCTTTCACGTATTCGGTTTATCATAGTGGTGATTGATAGTAGATTGAAACTGGCTCATTTTTTTGGCATTGTTTGTTGATTTGGAGCTTCTTTCCCCTAATTTGGGCTGTTGAAATTCTTGTTTAATGCATTTTGTTAGTTGTGTGAAATTCTAGGCGAAACTAAAGATTGAGATGTGTTGGAAGATTACTGAATCTTTTTGCACTTTGTTCACTGATTCTTTCTCTCTTATGCTTTTGTCAATGAATTTGCAAGtctaaaattacaaaataataataataataataataataataataataataataataataataataataagatcaAGAACATAATCCTCAGATACCCCGATCAAGTCGCGTCTATTGATCACATCAAGAAAAAGTTTAACAACCTCGACTTTAGGGGAAGACACCTAACATGCTTAAGAAGTAGCCTTGTTACTTTGAAGTATATCGTGACAACAacgagaaaaagaaattttggaTTTCCTAATGGTTATTTGCTCAGGATCAGGATTGTCCTGAAGCACACTGACATGTTTCGGGTTGTGAACTATACCGGGAGGCGGAGTTCAATAGATATTGAGAAATCAGCTTAGAAGATGGATTCTGAGTCGTCCTTTCATGTTGGGTGCCAGCTACATGGGTGAAGTCatgggagagatttcaagagTTCAACCCGACTCCTTATATTTCGCCTTACGCAGATTCGAGTGTTATGGTGAAGGGATCTGCTGAAATGGTACAAGGAAATGTGGCTTTGGTGCACGAATTGTTGTCTATGACTTTGTAGATGAAACTCTCAATTTCCAAATTAGGCCATTTCAAGAGAGAATTCGGGTTTCCTGCGAAATTGAATCTCCTGTTGCTTAATCATCCCAATATATTATCATTCTGATCTAATTAATTTTGATCGGGATGGTTCATTATTTTAGGAAAAatttaagttaattttcaaatgaAACGTTCAAGCTTAAAGGGGCTGCACAAAGGTCAGTACATAGAGTTTGACATTTTTTAGTTCGTGGACTAAGTGAGGTGAAGAAAGAAGCACAACGATGTTTTGAGCTTAGGTAGTTAATTAGTTGATAGCTGGGTTTTGTATCTTCTTTTTCACGAAACTTTTATTCttctgtgagagagagagagacaaaagAACATAGAGAGAAAGGATTGAGAGATTGCTGTAATTACACTTTTGTGTTGCGTTTCTCGTCGGTGTATTATAATATTGTTTTCTCCGGTGATCTTCTCCTCTTGCTAACCCTCCGTAGATGTAGGCTTTTCATAGCTGAACCATGTAAATACTTTGTCTCGTTATTTCTTGTTGAGTGCTTGTGTTTCTGATTGCGGGTGTTGATCAGAGAATTAAGAATTGGCACCGTCTGTGGGAACCGTCTCACGGCAATGGCATCGACAAGATTCGAAGCCGAGAAATTCAACGACAAGAATGATTTCAACCTGTGGAAAATCAAAATGCGTGCTCTTCTAATCTAGCAAGGGTTAGGCAACGCCTTGAAGGAGATCGAGGTCGATCCAAAGGCAGAGGACGATTCTGAAAGAAGCTGAAGATAAGCAGGGAATAAATTAATCAACGAGCTCACAACGCTATCATCTTGTGTTTGAGCGATCGTGTCTGGCATGATTATGTTTCTTGGGAATTTTGACTTGATTCTTTGttcaatttcatttatttatgaatATCATTTTTCcaattaattttgttaatacattttgttatttttatattatagttTAAACTTTTGATTTGATATTGATGGTTTAGTAATATTCactcaaaatgagattgacttaaattaattactttactatctataaattttattattattattattattattattattattattattattattattattattattattattattattattgttattattattattatacgatatttattaaattgagtTGATAACAATATTTGTTGGAAAATAACTGAAATATCCATCCCTgattttgatgatcccaaaatcCTTAGATGTTTCTTTTTAGACTAAGGCTTTACTGGACTTAAGTGTTTTAGTCCATTATAGTAATAGGATTGAAgatcgaatgactgaagacCTTGAACTGAAGTCAGAGTATCAATCTTAACTAATAATCAACAGTCAAGTACTCTTCTTAAAGGACGATTGTACTGAAGTTTCAGTAATAGGCAATTACTGATACATGCCACGTTGAGTttagcagactgatactaaagtcaagtatcaatgGAACTCCCTGAGTTTTTCTTCattcctcggactgaaactcCAGTTTAAGGAAGCCACGTGGAAAGTAATGAAGTACAGTCGCAATTAATGTCAAgatatgaagatcgtccttCCAAAGACAGGGTTTTCTCTTTCATGCTACTTTCCTCTGTAACAC harbors:
- the LOC131012323 gene encoding uncharacterized protein LOC131012323, translating into MARSNKYTSLNFNGIFEKKLSNNNHQSATSTPSSAKSFSNQSKTVLSNSRIHGHMLVLTRPTPKPISIPQKSEIKEQISSASPPPPPPPSDQIKAVSEPDSISLRPQGRTGSAPVLSSSPLPSPVSPLPSKFVPPHLRPGFVGKEEKPGSELVKSGFKAKPDFRGHRPGQGQDPGNYGSVVIEGRPKSGSGYDPIRRGRELSDLNRPGSSGTRPSSSG